In one Nicotiana sylvestris chromosome 8, ASM39365v2, whole genome shotgun sequence genomic region, the following are encoded:
- the LOC138876167 gene encoding uncharacterized protein — protein sequence MDTITQAGLFPADPATSQAGGGAQSPTAQAHGHANVVYQTPGALPADGAQPVAAVIPEPRPAANGDSQKLLDRWTRLYLPVFEGERHEDAQDFIDRCRDKLHNMRILESHGVDFTTFQLEGRAGRWWQSYFLDRPTGSPPITWSQFTQLFLDRYIPPSKREELRYQFEQLEQGQISVTDYEVRFSKLFRHALMILSTNTERVQRFVVGLHSGIRANIAQEVEMETPYQLVVEISRRIEGYRLRGREQI from the coding sequence ATGGACACCAtaactcaggctggtttatttccagcagatccagctacatcacaggcaggagggggagcacagagccctactgctcaggctcatGGTCATGCAAATGTAGTGTATCAGACTCCCGGTGCACTACCCGCGGATGGGGCTCAACCAGTTGCTGCAGTGATACCCGAGCCCAGACCAGCTGCGAATGGTGACTCGCAGAAGctgttggatagatggactagactttACCTTCCTGTATTCGagggtgagcgtcatgaggatgctcAGGACTTCATTGATAGGTGTAGGGACAAACTGCAcaatatgaggatattggagtcgcatggggttgacttcaccACTTTTCAGCTAGAGGGCAGGGCTGGTAGATGGTGGCAATCTTATTTTCTTGACAGGCCAacaggttctcctcccatcacttggagtcagttcacacagttattcctggacaggtatattccaccctctaagAGGGAAGAGCTACGGTATCAGTTCGAGCAGCTGGAGCAGGGTCAGATATCGGTGACCGACTATGAGGTGAGGTTTTCTAAGTTATTCCGCCATGCATTGATGATACTTTCTACTAACAcagagagggtgcagaggttcGTTGTAGGGTTGCATTCTGGCATCAGGGCCAACATAGCCCAAGAGGTGGAGATGGAGACTCCTTATCAGTTAGTGGTGGAGATTtctcggaggattgagggctaccgtcTGAGGGGTAGGGAGCAGATATAG
- the LOC138876169 gene encoding uncharacterized protein: MAPKELKELKEKLDELLVKGFVRTSVSPCGAPVLFVKKKDGTMRIAQPSLACIVAQSSLLGQIKAWQFNDPHLAVLRKTLLQGSAKEVSIGKDGVLQLQGRLCVPNVDGLRERILEEVKYELQRPGGLLQQMPIPEWKWELITMDFVVGLPRTLRKFDAVWVIVDRLTKSAHFIPVVTTCTSKRLAQIYIREIVWLHDMPISIISDRGPQFTSHFWRAV; the protein is encoded by the exons ATGGCtccaaaagagttgaaggagttgaaggagaagcttgATGAGTTGTTAGTAAAGGGGTTTGTTAGAACCAGTGTATCACCTTgcggtgcaccagtgttatttgtgaagaagaaggatgggactatgcggat agcccaaccGAGTCTTGCATGcattgttgctcagtcttcattattaggGCAAATCAAGGCCTGGCAGTTcaatgatccacatttggcagttCTTAGAAAGACATTGCTtcagggtagtgccaaggaggtttctattggcaagGACGGTGTTTTGCAactccagggtcgcctatgtgttcctaatgttgatggtctgagggagaggatactagaggag GTCAAGTATGAGCTCCAAAggccgggtggcttacttcagcagatgcctataccagaATGGAAATGGGAGCTcattactatggatttcgtggTTGGCTTACCCCgaaccttgcggaagtttgatgcagtatgggtcatcgtggataggttgaccaagtcggcacactttataCCAGTTGTGACTACTTGCACTTCGAAGAGGctggctcagatttacattcgggagatagtctgGTTGCACGATatgcctatttccatcatatcagatagaggccctcagttcacttctcatTTCTGGAGAGCTGTTTAG
- the LOC138876168 gene encoding uncharacterized protein, which produces MPECSYHPPAIQASSSGSTGHHGQSLGQQVAALRGCFECRDLGHMRRYFPRLQGKAVQQGQQPIILAPSSLPLRGGGQTGRGRPRGGGQAGRGQPTTKSGGGQPSSALARFYALPARPDALASDAVITGIISIYGRDASVLFDPGSTYSYVLSLFAHFLAIASESLGTLIHVSTLVGDSVVMDRIYRSCVVTFCSFEIRADLLLLDMIDFEIILGMDWLSPYQAVLDCHAKTIALAMPGLPRSEWKGSTTDMSSRVISFLKARQMVEKGCLAYLAYVRDTTAESPTIDSVSVVREFADVFPTNLPGMPPDHDIDFCIDLAPGTQPIPIPPY; this is translated from the coding sequence ATGCCGGAGTGTTCATACCATCCACCGGCTATTCAAGCTTCTTCCAGTGGGTCTACAGGCCATCATGGTCAGTCGTTAGGGCAGCAAGTTGCCGCACTGCGGGGTTGTTTCGAGTGCAGAgaccttggtcatatgaggagatactTCCCCAGGCTTCAGGGCAAGGCAGTACAACAGGGTCAGCAACCTATAATTCTAGCACCGTCCTCCCTGCCACTTAGAGGTGGAGGGCAGACTGgtaggggccgtcctagaggtggaggccaggcagggagaggtcagccaactactaagtcaggtggaggccagccatcCAGCGCTCTAGCCAGATTTTATGCCCTTCCGgctaggccagatgcattggcctcagatgccgtcatcacaggtattatttccatttacggtagagatgcttcggtattatttgatccagggtctacctattcgtATGTGttatctctgtttgctcattttctGGCTATTGCTTCTGAGTCCTTGGGCACTCTTAttcatgtgtccactcttgtGGGCGACTCTGTGGTTATGGATCGAatctaccggtcctgtgtggtcacattctgtaGTTTTGAGATTAGAGCAGACCtcctgttgcttgatatgattgattttgagatcatcctgggcatggattggttatctccatatcaagctgtcctagattgccatgccaagactattgCTTTAGCGATGCCAGGGTTGCCAAGGtcggagtggaagggttccacaacTGATATGTCTAGccgggttatctctttcctgaaggctcggcaaatggtcgagaaggggtgtttggcttatttggcttatgttcgggacaccaccgcagagtctccgacgattgattcagtttCAGTAGTTCGGGAGtttgccgatgtgtttcctactaatcttcctggcatgccaccagatcatgatattgatttctgtattgacttGGCTCCAGGCACCCAACCTATACCTATCCCACCGTACTGA